Proteins encoded within one genomic window of Aquarana catesbeiana isolate 2022-GZ linkage group LG03, ASM4218655v1, whole genome shotgun sequence:
- the LOC141134710 gene encoding beta-1,3-galactosyltransferase 2-like, translating into MERRCVARISSSLLFTLIFASGYLYFENEEWLNKRLMMFWGHLSDQGIPPPVNNLIYPGFQHPLAPPYPYPYKFLINQEKKCRDRNPFLVMMVISRSHNINTRHVIRETWGNESNYNVDVVRIFLVGLPNFVVNRTQRMLEEESEAFGDIVQQDFMDTYYNLTLKTLMGMEWVTKFCPTASYVLKIDDDMFLNVDYLVDQLLRPEFPVRTNYFTGHIWKNAGPLRGKEHKWYVPKEVYPNDTYPPYCSGPGYVFSADMAKKIYDIAQVIRVIPMEDAFMGICLYELHIAPTASPQGIFNEHRINYNRCQFNKLITVHHYGVTELRTVWADFWTNKTLEC; encoded by the coding sequence ATGGAACGACGCTGTGTGGCGAGGATTTCTAGTTCCCTTCTGTTCACATTGATATTTGCATCTGGATACCTGTACTTTGAAAATGAAGAATGGCTCAATAAAAGATTGATGATGTTTTGGGGGCATTTAAGTGACCAGGGAATCCCTCCTCCTGTAAACAACCTGATCTATCCAGGCTTCCAACACCCTCTGGCCCCCCCTTACCCTTACCCATACAAGTTCCTCATCAACCAGGAGAAGAAGTGCAGAGACCGGAACCCCTTTCTAGTCATGATGGTAATTAGTAGGTCTCATAATATCAATACTAGGCATGTCATTCGAGAAACCTGGGGCAATGAGAGTAATTACAATGTTGACGTGGTGAGGATCTTTTTGGTTGGTCTTCCAAATTTCGTTGTGAACAGAACCCAGAGGATGCTGGAGGAGGAAAGTGAAGCCTTTGGGGATATTGTCCAACAAGACTTCATGGACACGTACTATAATCTTACTTTAAAAACCTTAATGGGCATGGAATGGGTTACTAAATTCTGCCCCACAGCCAGCTACGTGTTGAAAATAGATGATGACATGTTCCTCAATGTAGACTACCTTGTCGACCAGCTTCTTCGCCCAGAATTTCCAGTCCGTACCAACTATTTCACAGGgcacatatggaaaaatgcagGACCACTGAGGGGTAAAGAACACAAATGGTATGTCCCTAAGGAAGTCTACCCCAATGACACCTACCCACCCTACTGCTCTGGACCTGGCTATGTCTTTTCTGCAGACAtggcaaaaaaaatatatgatatagCACAGGTGATTCGAGTCATACCCATGGAAGATGCTTTTATGGGAATTTGCCTTTATGAACTCCATATTGCACCCACTGCATCCCCTCAAGGTATATTCAATGAACACCGGATAAATTATAATCGTTGTCAATTTAACAAGCTCATTACAGTCCACCATTATGGGGTTACTGAGCTGAGGACAGTATGGGCAGATTTTTGGACTAACAAAACTTTAGAATGCTGA